The sequence ATCTTTGAAAAGGACACAGGctcaaattttctaatttcaaGTTTATTAAGAGAGATAAGATTGTCCAACCCCCACCCAAAAGAGGCATCAGTACTGTTTCTGACATGAGATATCGTAAGTGATGCTAGGTTGGTGAGAAGATTTGGTTTCGGAAAAGGAACTACTGAACAATGGTGCATTGTCAATTTTTCAAGGGAGGTGAGGTTGTGTATGGCTTCGGGTAGGGCCGACACCTCCACACAGTCAGATATATGAAGTACTCTCAGGTTGGCAGGGAGCAAATCTCGGTCCAAGGACAAATGAAGACTCGGACAATTCCTAATATCAATATCACGTAGAGTGCTGAGAGCGTTTATGCCAGTGGGTAAGGACTGAAGGTTTTCACTATCTGAGATTTTAATGCATTCAAGAAACGAGTTATAATGAAACCTGTTCGCAATTGACTCCAGCTGTGGACACCCCAACAAATTGAGGTGTTTGAGTGATCTAGGTAACTCTCTGCATGATGTCAAGGATTTGAGAGAGGGACAGTATTGAATTGTCAGGTATTGAAGTTGAGATGTGGTGCTGCTGCAACTGCTGGTATCACTATCCACCAGCAAAATTATCTCCATGTTCTGGCAGTAACTTACCTCTAATCGCTTTACAGTTGGTGGTAGCTGGCCTCTTGCAATATGCTTTAGCGAATCACATTTTACAATTCGAATCAGCTGAAGACAATTGTTGTTATACATCATTGCCTTTGGTAAGGATTTCAGGACCATGCAATTCTTGATCACGATTTCTGTGAGCATGGATGGCGTACCCTGTTGGAGGCGTGCTTCTACTTCTTCTGACACCAAAGAAACTAGTTTGGGACAGTTATCAATGTGCAGAAGACGAAGAAATTGGAGATGTGGCAATGGTTCCTCAACGACAGACCACAAACATTTTAACTCCTCACATGCAAAAATAGTTAGATCTTCTACATTTGTGAGCCACTGCATTGAAAACCCTTCTATTTGAGATGTGAATCTTAAACTTTTAGAAAGAAACCCGAGTTCTGATGAGCTGATGCCATCCATACTTCTGCCCACCACTCCTTTTGATCCCTCGACTTCTAGTTCACAGAGATCCGGAAAGTTTGAAACTAAGATCCGTAACTTCCCACAACCATCTATCTGAACCTTCTTTAGCAAAGGAAGGTGTTTCGGTATATATCCCAATAGCTTGGGACAACTTCTAAGTGAAAGCTCACATAAATTTGGGAATTCTTCACAAGAACTCCAGCCCTTCCACTCTTTCATATTTTCGAAATGCAAAGTCTCCAACGATCTAAAAGGCGAGACACCAGCCCCATGAAACTCAGGACCAACATTCATCACTTTATCCATGCCGCGGATGGAAAGGACTTTTAGTGCTGGTAATTGCCCAATTGGTGGCAATGACTCGCACTCTTTACAATTCTCAATTGTCAAGACCTCCATATCATGAAAGGAAGGACTTTTTAACCAACTCGGAAATTCTGTACCACCATAGCAGCTAATAGTAAGCACTTTCAAACCGTTGTGAGGCTGTAGCACGTTGAGTACATTTAACTCATTTGTTCCATCCCTCATGCTTTCACTCCATTCCAACGACAAAACACTAATTTTGGTCTTATTTATTAAATCAGCGTCCCTTGCATGTTGGAGTTCAGTCACTTTCTCCAAGTTTGAAATGCAGAGTGTCCCTTGAAGATGTGACAAAGATGCTAGATCTTTTATTCCGAAGCAACCACCGTCTCCAATAACCACATTAGACAGTGTTTGGAGAAATTTTAATTGACCTATTTGCCTAGGCATTCCTTTCAATTTAGTTGCTCCTAGAATATTGAGGTGGCGAAGGTTGACCAGGTTCCCAAACATCGAAGGCAATTTCTCTAAATGAAAACAATCCTCTAACAGCAATGTCTGTAAGTTGTAGAGATCAGTCATTGATTCGGGCATGCTTCTGATCGAAGTTTTGGAAAGGTCGAGGTACCTTAGAAGCTTTAACTTACCAATTGAATCAGATAGCTCAGTTATGACGTACCCCCTTAGAGAGAGAACCCTTAGCCTTTGTAATCTTGGGTACAATTGAAGAGGAACACGGAAATCCAGATAACAAGTGACTGGAGTAAGAGGTAAGAAGGTACGCAAATTAGTGAGTCTAGAAACTACGTCAAACATGTCAAAACTATCGTATTCACCACCCAAGTAAGACAGGTGGCGGATCTTTTCAAAATTATCCTGATCTTGCTCATTTCCCTCAGCTCTCTCCTGCATTCTAAAGCATGTATCTCCTGCTGCCAATTTAGCAAGATAATTGACGATCTCATGCATTAGAAATCTTGATTTGTCCTTGCCAGACTGTTGAAAAACTGACCATGAAACCAGATTGTCAAAATACTCCATACCCAAATCTTCCATTTCGATGTTCTCTTCTTGTTGAATCAAACCTTCTGCCATCCATAATCGAACCACCTGAGTCTTCTCAAATTCATAGTCTTTTGGGAATATAGAACAGTATGCGAAGCACCTCTTTAAATGTAAGGGGAGATGGTGATAAATCGACATAAGAATTGAAGCAATTCCACTTTCCTCCAATGTATCCCATATGTTTCTGTTTAAAACTAAATCCCACTTACTTTCTTCCTTATTGTGTAAGAGGCTTCCGACTGCTTTTACCGCTAGAGGCAAGCAGTAAAATTTTCTTACAATTTTCTCACTAATATCTTTAAGCTCCGGATGTGCACTAAAATCTCTTGAATGCAATGCATGTTGGGCAAATAGAGACAAACAAGCATCATTTGACAATGATCCTAACCTGTAAGGTTTAACTTTAAAGGCGGTCATCCGTGACGAGACTTCTTGATCACGAGTTGTGATGATAATGCTGCTTCTTGGAGCCATTGCTTCGAAAGGAGCACACAGGAGAGTCCACTGAAAAGAGTCACGATTCCAAACATCATCCAGAACAATTAGAAACCTCTTCCTACGTATTGCCTCTTTGAGTTTGAGTTGCAGCCGATTTAGATCCATGTTGTTACAGTTGATTTCAGGTTGCGCCTGGAGTAATATTGTTTTTGTAATCGCCTCAACATCAAAATCTTTAGAAACATAAACCCATGCTTTCAGATTAAAaaagtttttcacttttttatcattgtatATATACTTGGCGAGTGTTGTCTTGCCTATACCCACCATACCAATTATAGAAATCACGTTTACTTCAGTTGAAGCAGCATCACTGAGCAATAATTTAAGTACAGCCTCTGCATCCTCCTCCCTGCCATACATGTGATCTGTGGTCCGCACCAAAGAAGTTGAAGGCGTTTTCTTTGTTCTTGTGTTTGCCGTCCCAACAACATTTTTATCTAAGTTCAGTTTATCTTTTCGTGCCATAAGTTCATCTAATCGAGGAGTGATgtcctctttcatttttctcatcacaCTCTTCAAATGAACACCAGTACTTGGAGACAAACCAGTAACACAAGCAGTGACAAGATTCCGTACCTTACTCGTGCCTGCAGCCCCATTTTCGTCAATCAACATGCGGTGCGAATTAGCTTCCGTGGACAGCTCATCCAGAATATCTTCCACGTTGTATGCCAATTGTTTGAAATCAGTAAGCCATGCTTTGACTAGTTCTTTAGTGTAATGTTCCTCAGGTGCATCTTCAAACGCCATCTGAACTTGTGAAAACTTTTCCTTCCAATCCTCCAACCATTCTTGAACTCCCTCTCGGCAGGCAAAGTTCGGCAATTTGAGCTTCGTTAACCGGTCAAACAGTACTTGAAGGCATGCACCAACGGATGCACCAAGAATGACCTCTACGAAAACCATTGTTCTCTTCGGAAGGAGGAAATGAATCAAGA comes from Juglans microcarpa x Juglans regia isolate MS1-56 chromosome 8S, Jm3101_v1.0, whole genome shotgun sequence and encodes:
- the LOC121244002 gene encoding putative disease resistance protein At3g14460 translates to MVFVEVILGASVGACLQVLFDRLTKLKLPNFACREGVQEWLEDWKEKFSQVQMAFEDAPEEHYTKELVKAWLTDFKQLAYNVEDILDELSTEANSHRMLIDENGAAGTSKVRNLVTACVTGLSPSTGVHLKSVMRKMKEDITPRLDELMARKDKLNLDKNVVGTANTRTKKTPSTSLVRTTDHMYGREEDAEAVLKLLLSDAASTEVNVISIIGMVGIGKTTLAKYIYNDKKVKNFFNLKAWVYVSKDFDVEAITKTILLQAQPEINCNNMDLNRLQLKLKEAIRRKRFLIVLDDVWNRDSFQWTLLCAPFEAMAPRSSIIITTRDQEVSSRMTAFKVKPYRLGSLSNDACLSLFAQHALHSRDFSAHPELKDISEKIVRKFYCLPLAVKAVGSLLHNKEESKWDLVLNRNIWDTLEESGIASILMSIYHHLPLHLKRCFAYCSIFPKDYEFEKTQVVRLWMAEGLIQQEENIEMEDLGMEYFDNLVSWSVFQQSGKDKSRFLMHEIVNYLAKLAAGDTCFRMQERAEGNEQDQDNFEKIRHLSYLGGEYDSFDMFDVVSRLTNLRTFLPLTPVTCYLDFRVPLQLYPRLQRLRVLSLRGYVITELSDSIGKLKLLRYLDLSKTSIRSMPESMTDLYNLQTLLLEDCFHLEKLPSMFGNLVNLRHLNILGATKLKGMPRQIGQLKFLQTLSNVVIGDGGCFGIKDLASLSHLQGTLCISNLEKVTELQHARDADLINKTKISVLSLEWSESMRDGTNELNVLNVLQPHNGLKVLTISCYGGTEFPSWLKSPSFHDMEVLTIENCKECESLPPIGQLPALKVLSIRGMDKVMNVGPEFHGAGVSPFRSLETLHFENMKEWKGWSSCEEFPNLCELSLRSCPKLLGYIPKHLPLLKKVQIDGCGKLRILVSNFPDLCELEVEGSKGVVGRSMDGISSSELGFLSKSLRFTSQIEGFSMQWLTNVEDLTIFACEELKCLWSVVEEPLPHLQFLRLLHIDNCPKLVSLVSEEVEARLQQGTPSMLTEIVIKNCMVLKSLPKAMMYNNNCLQLIRIVKCDSLKHIARGQLPPTVKRLEVSYCQNMEIILLVDSDTSSCSSTTSQLQYLTIQYCPSLKSLTSCRELPRSLKHLNLLGCPQLESIANRFHYNSFLECIKISDSENLQSLPTGINALSTLRDIDIRNCPSLHLSLDRDLLPANLRVLHISDCVEVSALPEAIHNLTSLEKLTMHHCSVVPFPKPNLLTNLASLTISHVRNSTDASFGWGLDNLISLNKLEIRKFEPVSFSKIMFPASLKILTISDFPNLKHLSSKGFSKLVSLKELYISECRKLEFFSKDGLPPSLLKLCLIKCEKLRSFPKKGLPLSLQELYVFQCPKLAKRCNKDQGREGRKKAHVLRVQFHTNLNRRPSDPL